From a single Parcubacteria group bacterium genomic region:
- the tyrS gene encoding tyrosine--tRNA ligase — protein sequence MPKVITDEKSIDEVLTRGVENIFPSREELKKVLMSGKRIRLYCGYDPTAKALHIGNAISINKLGQFQKLGHEIIFLIGDFTGMIGDPTDKSATRKKLTREEALENSKNYQKQASGYLKFDGENPAVVKYNSEWSSKLTFDDV from the coding sequence ATGCCAAAAGTAATTACCGATGAAAAATCAATAGACGAAGTTTTGACTCGAGGAGTAGAAAATATTTTTCCTAGCCGAGAAGAACTTAAAAAAGTTTTAATGTCAGGGAAAAGAATACGACTGTATTGCGGCTATGATCCAACAGCCAAAGCGCTTCACATTGGAAATGCTATTTCCATTAACAAGCTCGGACAATTTCAAAAATTGGGACACGAGATTATTTTTCTGATTGGCGATTTTACCGGAATGATTGGCGATCCGACTGATAAAAGCGCTACTCGAAAAAAACTAACGCGGGAAGAAGCTTTGGAAAACAGCAAAAATTATCAAAAACAAGCTTCCGGATATTTGAAATTTGACGGAGAAAATCCAGCCGTAGTTAAATATAATAGCGAGTGGAGTTCTAAATTGACTTTTGATGATGT